The following are encoded together in the Streptomyces tsukubensis genome:
- the purQ gene encoding phosphoribosylformylglycinamidine synthase subunit PurQ — protein MSARIGVVTFPGTLDDRDTQRAIRVAGAEAVPLWHKDKSLAQVDAVVLPGGFSYGDYLRAGAISRFSPVMETVIERARAGMPVLGICNGFQILTETHLLPGAMLQNNHRHFVCREQKLRVESASTPWTSDYTAGQEIHIPLKNIDGRYVADERTLDALEAEGRVVFRYLDVNPNGSLRDIAGVTNEAGNVVGLMPHPEHAVEPLIGTGRTDGLGFFTSILKKLVNA, from the coding sequence GTGAGCGCTCGTATCGGAGTCGTCACCTTCCCCGGCACCCTCGACGACCGCGACACCCAGCGCGCCATCCGCGTCGCGGGCGCGGAAGCCGTGCCGCTGTGGCACAAGGACAAGAGCCTCGCCCAGGTCGACGCCGTCGTCCTGCCCGGCGGGTTCAGCTACGGCGACTATCTCCGCGCCGGTGCCATCTCCCGGTTCTCGCCGGTCATGGAGACCGTCATCGAGCGGGCCAGGGCCGGTATGCCGGTCCTCGGCATCTGCAACGGCTTCCAGATCCTGACCGAGACGCACCTGCTGCCGGGCGCGATGCTCCAGAACAACCACAGGCACTTCGTCTGCCGCGAGCAGAAGCTCCGCGTGGAGTCGGCGAGCACCCCCTGGACCTCCGACTACACGGCCGGCCAGGAGATCCACATCCCGCTCAAGAACATCGACGGGCGGTACGTCGCCGACGAACGCACCCTCGACGCGCTTGAGGCCGAGGGCCGGGTCGTCTTCCGCTACCTCGACGTCAACCCCAACGGTTCGCTGCGGGACATCGCGGGCGTCACCAATGAGGCGGGCAACGTCGTCGGCCTCATGCCGCACCCGGAACACGCCGTCGAGCCGCTGATCGGGACCGGGCGTACCGACGGTCTCGGGTTCTTCACCTCGATTCTGAAGAAGCTGGTCAACGCATGA
- a CDS encoding ArsR/SmtB family transcription factor, giving the protein MDLEKRVVALERRLAVLEGANGPLPGEVAGHREHPEPVRDFWALDSLKELYAQAGVEGGGVLCTGAVRLADEERYEWQYGLSTEAVLDTDWSETAEVFAALGHPVRLRLLREILGGRHTAAALAEIDELGTTGQIYHHLRQLSAAGWLHTPGRGRYEVPAPRVVPLLVVLTAARPA; this is encoded by the coding sequence ATGGATCTGGAGAAGCGTGTAGTCGCCCTCGAACGCCGACTCGCCGTGCTGGAGGGTGCGAACGGACCCCTGCCGGGAGAGGTCGCGGGCCATCGGGAACACCCGGAGCCGGTACGGGACTTCTGGGCGTTGGACAGTCTGAAGGAGCTGTACGCCCAGGCGGGTGTGGAGGGTGGCGGTGTGCTCTGCACCGGCGCGGTCCGGCTGGCCGACGAGGAGCGGTACGAGTGGCAGTACGGCCTCTCCACCGAAGCCGTACTCGACACCGACTGGTCGGAGACGGCCGAGGTCTTCGCCGCGCTCGGCCACCCGGTCAGGCTGCGGCTGTTGCGGGAGATCCTCGGCGGCCGGCATACGGCGGCGGCGCTCGCGGAGATCGACGAACTGGGCACGACGGGCCAGATCTACCACCATCTGCGCCAGCTCTCGGCCGCCGGATGGCTCCACACCCCTGGCCGGGGCCGGTACGAGGTGCCCGCGCCCCGGGTGGTCCCGCTGCTGGTCGTCCTGACGGCGGCGCGGCCCGCTTAG
- the purS gene encoding phosphoribosylformylglycinamidine synthase subunit PurS, with amino-acid sequence MARVVVDVMLKPEILDPQGQAVQRALPRLGFEGISDVRQGKRFELEVEGPVDDSALARIQEMAETFLANTVIEDFVVKVESGS; translated from the coding sequence GTGGCACGCGTCGTAGTCGACGTCATGCTCAAGCCGGAGATCCTCGACCCGCAGGGGCAGGCGGTGCAGCGCGCGCTGCCGCGGCTCGGTTTCGAGGGCATCTCCGACGTACGTCAGGGAAAGCGTTTCGAACTTGAGGTGGAGGGGCCTGTGGACGACTCGGCCCTCGCCCGTATCCAGGAGATGGCGGAGACCTTCCTCGCCAACACCGTGATCGAGGACTTCGTCGTCAAGGTGGAGTCGGGCTCGTGA
- a CDS encoding MFS transporter, with protein MTKGRRRVGLALCLATILLAVLDSNIVSAATIPIVRDLDPVHGVDRIPWLISGFQLAATAALPLYGRLSDVFGAKKIFVAAVGTFLFGSALCGLAQTMGELIAARSLQGVGGGGLMSITMVVLHQMGDPEETPGAAADGGPRGGGSRGAGIGGIVAGGGMALGPWIGGLLSDHVGWRWIFYVNLPVGLAVVVAAVIVLRLPTHTTRGPIDFLGAGLAAAFCTALLLVLEWGGTSYAWSSPTLLGLMAGAAITLALFLRRQATTAEPVLPLSLFKVAALRTGFAMQGLVGVAMVGTIIYVMIYLQVVRGIGSSAAGLHLLPMAAGMTASGLLSGRLGTAAWTRKHFLVCGTVVSTVALALLATTGPDTGLWQIRAALLLMGIGFGQLVGKLVQLAQETAPRGQLGVATTGIRLFQTLGAAGGTAVFGSVLSRVYAADGPGGSTSAVAKLTGADRAQAINAFVHGVDIVFLCTAGVMAITVVLALRLPGRGATGAGVEAGTATTPLR; from the coding sequence TCCACGGGGTCGACAGAATTCCGTGGCTGATCAGCGGTTTTCAGCTGGCGGCGACGGCGGCCCTGCCGCTGTACGGCAGACTCTCCGACGTCTTCGGCGCCAAGAAGATCTTCGTCGCGGCGGTCGGAACGTTCCTGTTCGGCTCCGCGCTGTGCGGACTCGCCCAGACGATGGGTGAGTTGATCGCCGCCCGCTCCCTTCAAGGCGTCGGCGGCGGCGGGCTGATGAGCATCACCATGGTCGTACTGCACCAGATGGGAGACCCCGAGGAGACGCCCGGAGCCGCCGCCGACGGGGGTCCTCGCGGTGGGGGCTCTCGCGGCGCGGGCATCGGGGGCATCGTCGCGGGCGGTGGGATGGCCCTGGGGCCGTGGATCGGCGGGCTCCTCTCCGACCACGTCGGCTGGCGCTGGATCTTCTACGTCAATCTCCCCGTCGGCCTCGCCGTGGTGGTCGCCGCGGTCATCGTGCTCAGACTGCCGACACACACCACCCGCGGGCCGATCGATTTTCTCGGCGCGGGACTGGCCGCCGCGTTCTGCACGGCTCTGCTGCTCGTACTGGAGTGGGGCGGCACTTCCTACGCCTGGTCCTCCCCCACTCTCCTCGGCCTGATGGCGGGCGCTGCCATCACCCTCGCGCTCTTCCTCCGGCGTCAGGCCACCACCGCGGAGCCCGTACTCCCGCTCTCCCTCTTCAAAGTGGCCGCGCTGCGGACCGGATTCGCCATGCAGGGGCTGGTCGGCGTCGCCATGGTCGGGACGATCATCTACGTGATGATCTACCTCCAAGTCGTACGAGGTATCGGCTCGTCGGCCGCCGGGCTCCACCTGCTCCCGATGGCAGCCGGGATGACGGCCAGCGGGCTTCTCTCGGGGCGCCTGGGTACGGCGGCGTGGACGCGGAAACACTTCCTCGTCTGCGGCACGGTGGTCTCGACCGTCGCGCTCGCCCTCCTCGCGACGACCGGGCCCGACACCGGTCTGTGGCAGATCCGCGCCGCGCTGCTGCTGATGGGGATCGGCTTCGGGCAGCTCGTCGGCAAGCTCGTCCAGCTCGCGCAGGAGACCGCACCCCGCGGTCAACTCGGCGTCGCCACCACGGGGATCAGGCTCTTCCAGACCCTGGGCGCGGCGGGCGGCACCGCTGTCTTCGGCTCCGTACTCAGCAGGGTCTACGCGGCTGACGGGCCCGGCGGCTCCACCAGCGCCGTCGCGAAGCTGACCGGCGCCGACCGGGCACAGGCCATCAACGCCTTCGTGCACGGGGTCGACATCGTCTTCCTCTGCACGGCGGGGGTGATGGCGATCACGGTCGTACTCGCGCTGCGGCTGCCGGGGCGCGGTGCGACCGGCGCCGGGGTGGAGGCGGGGACGGCAACGACACCGCTTCGCTAA
- the purL gene encoding phosphoribosylformylglycinamidine synthase subunit PurL, with translation MSLDTVENAAATPDTALPWKELGLKEDEYARVREILGRRPTGAELAMYSVMWSEHCSYKSSKVHLRQFGEKAPESEAMLVGIGENAGVVDVGQGYAVTFKVESHNHPSYVEPYQGAATGVGGIVRDIIAMGARPVAVVDPLRFGAADHPDTKRVLPGVVAGIGGYGNCLGLPNIGGEVVFDACYQGNPLVNAGAVGVMKHEDIHLAKASGPGNKVILYGARTGGDGIGGASILASETFDATKPSKRPAVQVGDPFQEKLLIECTLEAFAEKLVVGIQDLGAAGLSCATSELASNGSGGMTVTLDDVPLRDSTLTPEEILMSESQERMCAVVEPEKVDRFLAICEKWDVIATVVGEVTDGDRLEIFWQGEKIVDVDPRTVAHDGPVYERPLARPDWQDALQADDAGKLPRPASSAELKDQVLQVISSPNQASKSWITDQYDRFVQGNTVLAQPEDSGMIRVDEESGLGVALATDGNGRYAKLDPYAGAQLALAEAYRNVATTGAKPLAVSDCLNFGSPEDPAVMWQFAEAIRGLADGCQQLGTPVTGGNVSLYNQTGEVAIHPTPVVAVLGVIDDVARRTPVAFKEEGQLLYLLGDTKEEFGGSAWSEVVHDHLGGLPPAVDLERERLLAEILISASRDGMIDAAHDLSDGGLVTSVIESCLLGEKGARLVVPDGLDAFTFLFSESAGRAVVSVPRSEELRFTDMCGARGLPVTRIGVVDGDAVEVQGEFALPLNELRTAHEATVPALLI, from the coding sequence ATGAGCCTGGACACGGTGGAGAACGCCGCCGCGACCCCCGACACCGCGCTGCCCTGGAAGGAACTCGGCCTCAAGGAAGACGAGTACGCGCGGGTGCGTGAGATCCTCGGCCGCCGCCCCACGGGCGCGGAGCTGGCCATGTACTCCGTGATGTGGTCGGAGCACTGCTCGTACAAGAGCAGCAAGGTCCACCTGCGGCAGTTCGGCGAGAAGGCCCCCGAGTCCGAGGCCATGCTCGTCGGCATCGGTGAGAACGCCGGAGTCGTCGACGTCGGCCAGGGCTACGCGGTCACCTTCAAGGTCGAGTCGCACAACCACCCCTCGTACGTCGAGCCCTACCAGGGCGCGGCGACCGGTGTCGGAGGCATCGTCCGCGACATCATCGCGATGGGCGCGCGCCCGGTCGCCGTCGTGGACCCGCTGCGGTTCGGCGCCGCGGACCACCCCGACACCAAGCGGGTGCTGCCCGGTGTCGTCGCCGGCATCGGCGGATACGGCAACTGCCTCGGCCTGCCGAACATCGGCGGCGAGGTCGTCTTCGACGCCTGCTATCAGGGAAACCCGCTGGTCAACGCGGGTGCTGTTGGCGTTATGAAGCACGAGGACATTCACCTCGCCAAGGCCTCGGGACCCGGCAACAAGGTCATCCTCTACGGGGCCCGCACGGGCGGCGACGGCATCGGCGGCGCCTCGATCCTCGCTTCGGAGACCTTCGACGCGACGAAGCCCAGCAAGCGCCCCGCCGTACAGGTCGGTGACCCCTTCCAGGAGAAGCTGCTCATCGAGTGCACGCTTGAGGCGTTCGCGGAGAAGCTGGTCGTCGGTATCCAGGACCTGGGTGCGGCCGGACTGTCCTGCGCCACCTCCGAGCTGGCGTCGAACGGTTCCGGCGGCATGACCGTCACCCTCGACGACGTGCCGCTGCGCGACTCGACGCTCACGCCCGAGGAAATCCTCATGAGCGAGTCGCAGGAGCGCATGTGCGCGGTGGTCGAGCCGGAGAAGGTCGACCGGTTCCTCGCGATCTGCGAGAAGTGGGACGTCATCGCCACCGTCGTCGGTGAGGTCACCGACGGCGACCGTCTTGAGATCTTCTGGCAGGGCGAGAAGATCGTGGATGTCGACCCGCGGACCGTCGCCCACGACGGCCCGGTCTACGAGCGTCCGCTGGCGCGCCCCGACTGGCAGGACGCCCTCCAGGCGGACGACGCGGGCAAGCTGCCGCGTCCGGCGTCCTCGGCCGAGCTGAAGGACCAGGTCCTCCAGGTCATCAGCTCCCCGAACCAGGCGTCCAAGTCCTGGATCACCGATCAGTACGACCGCTTCGTGCAGGGCAACACGGTCCTCGCGCAGCCCGAGGACTCCGGCATGATCCGTGTCGACGAGGAGTCGGGGCTCGGCGTCGCCCTCGCGACCGACGGCAACGGCCGGTACGCGAAGCTCGACCCGTACGCCGGCGCGCAGCTCGCGCTGGCCGAGGCGTACCGGAACGTGGCGACGACCGGTGCGAAGCCGCTCGCCGTCTCCGACTGCCTGAACTTCGGTTCGCCCGAGGACCCGGCCGTCATGTGGCAGTTCGCTGAGGCCATCCGTGGTCTCGCCGACGGCTGCCAGCAGCTCGGTACCCCGGTGACCGGCGGCAACGTCTCGCTCTACAACCAGACGGGCGAGGTGGCCATCCACCCGACGCCGGTCGTCGCCGTCCTCGGCGTCATCGACGACGTGGCCCGGCGTACGCCGGTCGCGTTCAAGGAGGAGGGTCAGCTCCTCTACCTCCTGGGTGACACCAAGGAGGAGTTCGGCGGCTCCGCGTGGTCCGAGGTCGTCCACGACCACCTCGGTGGGCTGCCGCCCGCTGTGGACCTGGAGCGCGAGCGGCTGCTCGCGGAGATCCTGATCTCCGCCTCCCGTGACGGCATGATCGACGCGGCCCACGACCTGTCGGACGGTGGCCTCGTCACCTCGGTGATCGAGTCGTGTCTGCTGGGTGAGAAGGGCGCCAGGCTGGTCGTACCCGACGGCTTGGACGCGTTCACCTTCCTCTTCTCGGAGTCGGCGGGGCGCGCGGTCGTCTCCGTGCCGCGCAGCGAGGAACTGCGTTTCACCGACATGTGCGGTGCGCGCGGGCTTCCGGTCACGCGGATCGGCGTGGTCGACGGTGACGCGGTGGAGGTGCAGGGTGAGTTCGCGCTCCCCCTGAACGAGCTGCGTACGGCGCACGAGGCGACCGTCCCGGCACTGCTGATCTGA
- a CDS encoding histone-like nucleoid-structuring protein Lsr2, whose translation MAQRVVVTLYDDIDGKEAAETVAFGLDGRSYEIDLTQVNAKKLRKALAPFVEAGRKRSRSGKAYHHTSVTPDPAAVRAWARSNQFDVPPRGRIPKKVYEAFEAAR comes from the coding sequence GTGGCGCAGCGTGTCGTGGTCACTCTCTATGACGACATCGACGGCAAGGAAGCGGCGGAAACGGTCGCCTTCGGACTGGACGGCCGGTCCTACGAGATCGACCTCACCCAGGTCAATGCGAAGAAACTGCGCAAGGCCCTCGCCCCCTTCGTGGAGGCCGGCCGCAAGCGGTCGAGGTCCGGCAAGGCGTACCACCACACGTCCGTTACGCCCGACCCCGCCGCCGTACGCGCCTGGGCCAGGTCGAACCAGTTCGACGTGCCGCCGCGCGGCCGCATCCCGAAGAAGGTCTACGAGGCGTTCGAAGCCGCGCGCTGA